The sequence below is a genomic window from Spiroplasma gladiatoris.
ACAGGGTACCATAACTTATCTGATGATCGATTAGTATTTTCACAAGTTCTACTACTACATAATTTTACAGGGTACCATAACATACTATCAATAAAAGTTTCTTTTAGTTCTGTTCTACTACTACATAATTTTACAGGGTACCATAACGTATAAATATGTATATTTCTTTTTATATCAGTTCTACTACTACATAATTTTACAGGGTACCATAACCACTAGTTGGTGGTGAAATTGCTGCTAAAAGTTCTACTACTACATAATTTTACAGGGTACCATAACTGGTTTTGTATAAATCATAAAGCAAATATCGTTCTACTACTACATAATTTTACAGGGTACCATAACACATAACAACATCTAATAACTCAGTTAAAAGTTCTACTACTACATAATTTTACAGGGTACCATAACATAAAAACATATGTAATACACTATTTTTATGTTCTACTACTACATAATTTTACAGGGTACCATAACTATGAGATGATATTAATTGATAGGAGAAAAGTTCTACTACTACATAATTTTACAGGGTACCATAACCAAGGACATTAATTAGTTAATGTTCCTTACGTTCTACTACTACATAATTTTACAGGGTACCATAACTTTTATAATGAATTAGATAATTTTAAAAAAGTTCTACTACTACATAATTTTACAGGGTACCATAACCATCACTGTCTTCATCTATTACAATGCAGTGTTCTACTACTACATAATTTTACAGGGTACCATAACTATCTCATCAACCTAATTTGTAGTGATTGAGTTCTACTACTACATAATTTTACAGGGTACCATAACATAAAATGTTTTCATAAGCATCTCTTTATCGTTCTACTACTACATAATTTTACAGGGTACCATAACTTAGAAATAGTAAACACATGCAAAGAAAATGTTCTACTACTACATAATTTTACAGGGTACCATAACTAGTTGATATTAAAACCAATCGTGTATTAGGTTCTACTACTACATAATTTTACAGGGTACCATAACGGAAGGCCATAATATCAAGGAATAGCTTTTGTTCTACTACTACATAATTTTACAGGGTACCATAACTTAAAAAAGATGAAGATGACTTTGAATTTGGTTCTACTACTACATAATTTTACAGGGTACCATAACTCAATTTGTAGTTGGTTTGCTTTAATAAAAGTTCTACTACTACATAATTTTACAGGGTACCATAACAGAACAATTACAAAATATATTAGATATATTGTTCTACTACTACATAATTTTACAGGGTACCATAACTATTTTGATATTTTTTTACATTTAATTTTTGTTCTACTACTACATAATTTTACAGGGTACCATAACAACGAGCTACGTCAAGATGGTGGACAAATGGTTCTACTACTACATAATTTTACAGGGTACCATAACGTCCTGGCGAAGGTTATGCAATCCCAAAAAGTTCTACTACTACATAATTTTACAGGGTACCATAACTATCTCCCATTATATTTTACAATTTGCAATGTTCTACTACTACATAATTTTACAGGGTACCATAACTGTAGCAATTTTCTATACAATTGCTACATAGTTCTACTACTACATAATTTTACAGGGTACCATAACACAAAAGAGCAATTAATAGAAGCATTAACAGTTCTACTACTACATAATTTTACAGGGTACCATAACCCAACGAGCAAAGCCAAAATTTTTGAAAAAGTTCTACTACTACATAATTTTACAGGGTACCATAACTTGATATATGGTTGCTAAAAATAATAACGAGTTCTACTACTACATAATTTTACAGGGTACCATAACGATTGTATTTTTTGTTTAATGAATAAACAAGTTCAACTACTACATAATTTTACAGGGTACCATAACGATTTATATCATTTCTAATTGCTACTAAAAGTTCTACTACTACATAATTTTACAGGGTACCATAACAGATTGTAAAGTAACTTGATAGACTATCTCGTTCTACTACTACATAATTTTACAGGGTACCATAACAAACAAGGGATGAGTGAGTTTTAAACTTATGTTCTACTACTACATAATTTTACAGGGTACCATAACTTGTAATATATTGTTTTGCTAAAACTCCCAGTTCTACTACTACATAATTTTACAGGGTACCATAACAACAATGAAAAGGTAACAATCAAGGTATGGGTTCTACTACTACATAATTTTACAGGGTACCATAACACTCCACCATACAAATAAAAAGACTTGATTGTTCTACTACTACATAATTTTACAGGGTACCATAACAATCAACAATTTCCAGATTTTGATATTTTTGTTCTACTACTACATAATTTTACAGGGTACCATAACACCATTGTACTATCAATCATTAATGTTTTAGTTCTACTACTACATAATTTTACAGGGTACCATAACTAGCGAATGTACTTACAAATTAGTTATAACGTTCTACTACTACATAATTTTACAGGGTACCATAACACATTGTTTCATAATCTTCTGTTAAATCTAGTTCTACTACTACATAATTTTACAGGGTACCATAACGGTCAATGTATTGTAATATTTTCTTTGTTTGTTCTACTACTACATAATTTTACAGGGTACCATAACATGTTAATTCAACTGCTCATTCCATTTCATGTTCTACTACTACATAATTTTACAGGGTACCATAACCTCAAATCAAGTGTTTTTAAAAAATAATTATAAGTTTAAAAGGTAATGGAAAACAGGATAATTTATTTCTAAATTTTTACTATTATAACTACTTATTAAGTTTTTAGTATTTAAAAGTAGCTCATTATAAAAGTCATTTTCTAAAGTACAATTTGAAAAATTCATATAAAACTTTAAATTATCAATAATAACTGATAAATCTAGAAACTTATTATCTATTCATATTTTTAAATTTTCTAGATTTAAATCATCTTCATAAATAAACTTGTCACTAACAATTGTAAATTTTTTTAATTCTTTTATTTCATCAAAAAACTCTTTTATTTCTGTATAATTTAGCCCAAAAAATGGATTTACAAATAAAAAATGTAAATTTTTATCATCAATTATTAATAAATTTTTTAATATTTCAATATATATTATTCTTAACTTAGCTTGATTTAAATAAGTGTTGGTTTCATTATCATCATTATTTTGTAACTTTAAAATTGTTTGATCACAAATATAGTTTATGATTTGATCTTGAATCTCTATAGTTATTTTTAAACCTAATTTAGATTCTAAATTAGTAATTAAATTTTCAATTATTTTGAGTTCAGTTAAATCAATTGTATTAATAAACCCAAATAAAGTTGATAAACTTTGAGAAGAAAAAGCATCATAAGTTATACAAAGATTTAATAATTCTTTTAAAATAGTTTTACTTCCTCCACAAATACTTTTAGAAAAATCCATAAAGTTGGGTACCTTTATTAATTTAGTTGTTGATTTATCTATCATAATATCATTTTCTTGCATTTTAATTTCATAATCTGGACTTGAAAATTTGTTTAAAAAACTTAAATTTAAAGCTAGTTCTAAATCATTTATAGTATCTAAATTATTTATAATAAATACATTATTGTTTGTAAAATTAAAGTTAATACTTTTATTACTATTTTTATTTAAAATTTTCATTATATTTCTATAAGCCTCCTATCATCATTTATTAATTCATTATTATTTTTTTTACCAACAACAATCTTAATATTTTGATATTGTTTTTCTGTAATAATTAGAAACCTTACATTACCAAGCTTAGGTAAAAATTTATTAATTCTTTTAATAACAAAATCAACACTTTCTTTGTTGTAACAAATTTTTGAATAAATTGAATATTGCATCATGTGAAACCCTTCTTTAAATAAGTTATTTCTAAATTTATTATAAGATCTTACATTTTCTTTAGAATCAAAAGGTAAATCGTAAAATACCATTAATCTCATAAATCTATAGCTCATAATATTCTACTGATGAACTTATAGGATAAATTATATGATTATTGTATTTATCTTCAAAAAAGTTTAAAACCATATCAACATATTTATCAATAGCATTTGTTAAATAGATTTTATTATTACCATAAATAACTTTAGAGTTTAAAATATTTATTAATTCTAATTTTGTAGATCTAGAAAAATAATCAATTTGTGTTACATATTTATAAACATAATTATCAACAATTGGGCGAAATGGTTCCATTAAATCATCTGCAAGAGCAAAAGCATTGTACATATTATGATGAAATAAGGCTATGCTTGGATGAAGCCCTTTTGAAGTAATTGATCTGATAAATGCATTTCTTATAATTGTATAACCAAAGTTTAAAGCTGCATTTATGTGATTTTCTTTTTCTCTTGTAAAAGTGTTTCCAAATAGTTCTTTAAAATAAACCTTAGCAGCATGTCCTTCTCTATTTGTTGAATCACTAAATTTCATTTCTTCAATATATTTGTATAACAAGTTAACTTTTTCTAGACTTTTTAAGTTAACTTTTAATATATCAATTTGTGCTTCAATTTTTTGTTTTACAATTTGTGTTCATAAATATAATTTATCTTCTTTTTTTCAATTTAATTGATTATTAATAATTTTTAATTGTAAGTGATTTGCTTCAATTGGTTGAATAATCGATATTGGTTTTAACTCTACATCACAAATTAAAGTTAAAATCTTTTTTTGAGCAAGTTTATTAATAATTCTTGTAGTAACAACAGTTTTATAATTTTCAAATAATATCGCATTAATATCATCAAGTGGGATATGATACTTAACATTTGCACTTTCAACAACTAAATTATTTAAAAATAAATTTATTCTTTCTCCGTCTTTAATAATTATTGTTTTTCAAGACATTTTTTAATAAAAAAAGAGGAATAAATTCCTCAGTTACGGCATTAAAGCCTTATATATGATAGTCCTGTAAAATTATGTAGTAGTAGAACTCATATACATAATTAATATATCACATAATATTTTAATTAGTCAAGATATTTTATTTTTGTTCTTGTTAAATTTGATGTAACAAGTCTG
It includes:
- the cas1 gene encoding type II CRISPR-associated endonuclease Cas1 — encoded protein: MSWKTIIIKDGERINLFLNNLVVESANVKYHIPLDDINAILFENYKTVVTTRIINKLAQKKILTLICDVELKPISIIQPIEANHLQLKIINNQLNWKKEDKLYLWTQIVKQKIEAQIDILKVNLKSLEKVNLLYKYIEEMKFSDSTNREGHAAKVYFKELFGNTFTREKENHINAALNFGYTIIRNAFIRSITSKGLHPSIALFHHNMYNAFALADDLMEPFRPIVDNYVYKYVTQIDYFSRSTKLELINILNSKVIYGNNKIYLTNAIDKYVDMVLNFFEDKYNNHIIYPISSSVEYYEL
- the cas2 gene encoding CRISPR-associated endonuclease Cas2, which encodes MSYRFMRLMVFYDLPFDSKENVRSYNKFRNNLFKEGFHMMQYSIYSKICYNKESVDFVIKRINKFLPKLGNVRFLIITEKQYQNIKIVVGKKNNNELINDDRRLIEI